A genomic region of Thermodesulfobacteriota bacterium contains the following coding sequences:
- the rplO gene encoding 50S ribosomal protein L15: protein MMLNSLSPQPGSKKQKKRVGRGTGSTGKTSGKGHKGQKARSGGKVSPWFEGGQTALKLRSPKRGFTSRKTQKYDVINVSDLNRFGEGDVVTREEFVGAGLVRGKNPVKVLGSGSLDRTLTVKADAFSKSAVVKIEEKGGKADII from the coding sequence ATAATGCTTAACAGTCTATCTCCCCAGCCCGGTTCGAAAAAACAGAAAAAGAGAGTGGGAAGGGGCACCGGCAGCACCGGAAAAACGAGCGGTAAAGGACACAAGGGCCAGAAAGCCAGGTCGGGCGGCAAGGTTTCCCCGTGGTTCGAAGGCGGACAGACGGCTTTGAAATTAAGGTCTCCGAAGAGGGGATTTACGAGCCGTAAGACCCAGAAATACGACGTAATCAACGTTTCCGACCTGAACAGGTTCGGCGAAGGAGACGTCGTTACCCGGGAAGAGTTCGTCGGCGCGGGTCTCGTGAGGGGGAAAAACCCCGTCAAGGTGCTGGGCTCGGGCTCGCTCGACCGGACGCTCACCGTGAAGGCCGACGCCTTCAGTAAAAGCGCTGTCGTAAAAATCGAAGAGAAGGGCGGTAAGGCAGATATTATATGA
- the rpsS gene encoding 30S ribosomal protein S19, with translation MPRSSKKGPYVSEKLQEKVDAERASGSSRIIRTWSRRSMVTPDMIGLTFAVYNGRKFIPVYVTEHMVGHKLGEFSPTRTFTGHSGDKKAKVTKGKSE, from the coding sequence ATGCCGAGATCGAGCAAGAAAGGGCCGTATGTAAGTGAGAAACTCCAGGAAAAAGTGGATGCCGAGAGGGCGTCCGGCAGCTCGCGCATTATCAGGACGTGGTCGAGAAGGTCTATGGTCACTCCTGATATGATCGGCCTTACGTTCGCCGTCTACAACGGGAGGAAGTTTATCCCGGTATACGTCACCGAGCACATGGTGGGTCACAAACTGGGCGAATTTTCTCCTACGAGAACCTTTACCGGCCATTCCGGGGATAAAAAAGCAAAAGTAACGAAAGGCAAATCCGAGTAA
- the rplX gene encoding 50S ribosomal protein L24 translates to MGAKTLKERKKWNIKSGDTVYVIAGKEKGKTGKVIKVLHKKDGALVEKLNIVKRHQRQTQKNPTGGIVEKESPIHISNLMIYDPSERKPVRIGRKLLGSGEKVRYSKKSGEEIKK, encoded by the coding sequence GTGGGTGCAAAGACTTTGAAAGAAAGAAAAAAATGGAATATAAAGTCGGGGGACACCGTTTACGTGATCGCCGGGAAGGAAAAGGGCAAGACAGGGAAGGTCATAAAGGTGCTTCATAAGAAAGACGGCGCCCTTGTGGAAAAGCTCAATATCGTGAAGCGGCATCAGCGTCAGACGCAGAAGAACCCGACGGGCGGAATAGTCGAGAAGGAATCCCCGATCCACATATCTAACCTGATGATATACGACCCGTCCGAGAGAAAGCCTGTCCGCATCGGACGCAAGCTCTTGGGCAGCGGCGAGAAAGTGAGATACAGCAAAAAGAGCGGAGAGGAGATCAAGAAATAA
- the secY gene encoding preprotein translocase subunit SecY yields the protein MNRNIGAIPRIPELNKRLLFTAVMLIVYRLGVFVPIPGIDPEQILKLFEQTKGTIFDILNMFSGGALERASVFALGVMPYITSSIIMSLLVKAFPSLEAMQKEGEAGRRKINQYSRYGTVLICLVQGFMLAITLEGGVGSGAAVVKEAGWTFRIMTVLTLTAGSLFVMWIGEQITERGIGNGISLIIAASIIVGLPGGLWNIVRLISTGEMTVFGVVLIVILLVLIVGFIVFVERSYRKIPVQYPRRVVGRKVFGGQSSHLPLKTNTAGVIPPIFASSLLIFPATILTFINVPFLRDMSDLLFQNLIVYNIIFAGLIIFFAYFYTAIIYNPDDLAENLRKNGGFIPGIRPGKKTSEYIDRILGRITFIGAIYVAFICVIPSFLQREPFNLPFYFGGTSLLIVVGVTLDFVQQVESFLITHSYEGFVRKKGMKGPRRYNV from the coding sequence ATGAATAGAAATATAGGCGCTATTCCTAGAATACCTGAGCTTAACAAGCGTCTTCTTTTCACAGCCGTTATGCTTATAGTATACAGGCTCGGAGTGTTCGTTCCGATACCCGGAATCGACCCTGAGCAGATACTCAAGCTCTTCGAGCAGACGAAGGGCACGATCTTTGACATATTGAATATGTTCTCGGGCGGCGCGCTCGAGAGGGCGTCCGTGTTTGCGTTGGGCGTCATGCCTTACATCACATCTTCGATCATCATGTCGCTTCTGGTAAAGGCGTTCCCGTCGCTCGAGGCGATGCAGAAAGAAGGGGAGGCGGGCAGGAGAAAAATAAATCAGTATTCGCGCTACGGCACGGTACTCATTTGTCTCGTCCAGGGCTTTATGCTAGCGATCACGCTCGAGGGAGGCGTAGGGTCGGGCGCCGCAGTGGTAAAGGAAGCCGGATGGACCTTCAGGATAATGACCGTGCTCACGCTTACCGCGGGCTCTTTATTCGTGATGTGGATAGGAGAGCAGATCACTGAGCGGGGCATAGGGAACGGTATCTCTCTCATTATTGCCGCATCGATCATTGTCGGTCTTCCGGGAGGGTTATGGAACATCGTAAGGCTCATAAGCACCGGCGAAATGACCGTTTTCGGCGTCGTGCTGATTGTTATCCTGCTGGTACTGATAGTCGGTTTCATCGTATTTGTAGAAAGGTCTTACAGAAAGATACCGGTGCAATATCCTAGAAGGGTCGTCGGGAGAAAGGTGTTCGGGGGACAGTCCTCCCACCTTCCGCTCAAGACCAACACCGCAGGGGTCATACCCCCTATTTTCGCGTCCTCACTCCTCATATTCCCCGCGACGATACTCACTTTCATAAACGTTCCGTTCCTGAGGGACATGTCGGATTTATTATTTCAGAATTTAATTGTGTATAATATTATATTTGCGGGTCTGATTATATTTTTCGCATATTTCTATACGGCGATCATATACAACCCCGACGATCTGGCTGAGAATTTGAGAAAAAACGGAGGTTTTATTCCCGGTATCAGGCCGGGCAAGAAAACGTCCGAATACATTGACAGAATCCTCGGAAGAATTACTTTTATAGGGGCTATTTATGTAGCCTTCATTTGCGTGATACCCTCGTTTCTCCAGCGGGAGCCGTTCAATCTCCCGTTCTATTTCGGGGGAACATCCCTTTTGATCGTTGTGGGAGTGACGCTCGACTTCGTTCAGCAGGTCGAGTCGTTCCTTATCACCCACAGCTATGAGGGCTTTGTCAGGAAGAAAGGCATGAAGGGCCCGAGGAGATATAACGTTTGA
- the rplV gene encoding 50S ribosomal protein L22 encodes MVSQAVRKYYRSSPKKLGPVLELIRGNGVEDAFSILSALRRRSAPDIAKLLKSAVANAAEKGHSDTDTLYIKEAYASKGPTLKRIRARAMGRAASRKKRMSHITIVLEERGL; translated from the coding sequence ATGGTTTCTCAAGCCGTAAGAAAATACTACAGGTCGTCTCCGAAGAAGCTTGGCCCCGTTCTCGAATTGATAAGGGGGAACGGCGTTGAAGACGCGTTCAGCATACTCTCGGCGCTGCGCAGGAGGTCGGCGCCCGATATCGCGAAGCTGCTCAAGTCGGCGGTGGCGAATGCTGCCGAAAAGGGTCACAGCGATACGGACACGCTCTATATAAAAGAAGCTTATGCATCGAAGGGCCCCACGCTCAAGAGGATACGGGCGAGAGCTATGGGAAGGGCCGCGTCGAGGAAAAAGAGAATGAGCCATATAACCATAGTACTTGAAGAGAGGGGGCTATAA
- the rpsE gene encoding 30S ribosomal protein S5, with product MQKEKIDPNEFELKEKVVHIRRVAKVTKGGKRFHFTALAVVGNSAGVIGVGLGKSNEVPDAIRKAIEKAKKGLIRVPIQGSTIPHEVLGEHVSSSVMLMPAAPGTGVIAGGAVRAVVELAGIHDILSKVVGSTNPLNVVKAAVNGLSMLRMPGDVAKVRGKDLRELDLPKSFLN from the coding sequence TTGCAAAAAGAAAAGATTGACCCGAATGAGTTTGAGCTCAAGGAGAAGGTCGTTCATATAAGGCGCGTGGCCAAGGTTACCAAAGGCGGAAAGAGGTTCCACTTTACCGCGCTCGCCGTGGTGGGTAACTCGGCCGGTGTCATAGGCGTAGGCCTCGGCAAATCGAACGAAGTCCCGGACGCGATACGTAAGGCCATCGAAAAAGCCAAGAAGGGGCTTATAAGAGTCCCCATTCAGGGAAGCACTATTCCTCACGAAGTCCTTGGAGAGCATGTGTCGAGCAGCGTGATGCTGATGCCGGCCGCGCCCGGAACGGGTGTTATAGCCGGGGGCGCCGTAAGAGCGGTAGTGGAGCTCGCCGGCATACACGACATCCTTTCAAAGGTCGTTGGGTCTACGAACCCGCTCAATGTAGTCAAGGCCGCCGTCAACGGGCTCTCCATGCTGAGGATGCCCGGGGACGTCGCCAAGGTCAGGGGGAAGGATTTAAGGGAACTGGATCTTCCGAAATCTTTTTTAAACTGA
- a CDS encoding type Z 30S ribosomal protein S14, with translation MTRKALMEKSIAEPKFKVRSRSRCPICGRPRAFMRKFNMCRLCFRDLSSFGKIPGVRKSSW, from the coding sequence ATGACACGAAAAGCACTGATGGAAAAATCGATTGCGGAACCGAAGTTCAAGGTGAGGTCCAGGAGCCGCTGTCCCATATGCGGAAGGCCCAGGGCCTTCATGAGGAAATTCAATATGTGCAGGCTCTGTTTCCGCGACCTCTCAAGCTTCGGAAAGATTCCGGGCGTAAGGAAGTCGAGCTGGTAG
- the rpsH gene encoding 30S ribosomal protein S8 gives MTDPIADMLTRIRNAIIAGHKSALLPSSTIKVELARILKEQGYIADYKAEDQNGRKMINITLAYTPDRESVIKEIRRVSKPSRRVYVNKDEIPRIKGGLGICILSTSKGIMTGAQARRQGVGGELICSIL, from the coding sequence ATGACAGACCCGATAGCTGATATGTTGACGAGGATAAGGAACGCAATAATAGCGGGGCATAAATCCGCCCTGCTCCCTTCTTCCACTATTAAAGTGGAGCTGGCGAGGATATTGAAAGAGCAGGGTTATATTGCGGATTACAAGGCGGAAGATCAAAACGGAAGAAAAATGATAAATATCACGCTTGCGTATACCCCCGACAGGGAAAGCGTAATTAAAGAGATCCGCAGGGTAAGCAAGCCGAGCCGCAGGGTATATGTAAATAAAGATGAGATACCGCGTATAAAGGGCGGGTTGGGCATTTGCATCCTGTCGACGTCCAAGGGGATCATGACTGGGGCGCAGGCGCGGAGACAGGGCGTAGGCGGCGAGCTTATCTGTTCAATATTGTGA
- the rpsQ gene encoding 30S ribosomal protein S17 produces MPRGKYKTKIGTVVSDKMDKTVVVDVVQIKKDPTYKKAVKRNTKFKAHDEKEECKVGDRVLILETRPYSKTKRWRVSKILERGIQLEVEADAENLGGNSE; encoded by the coding sequence ATGCCGAGAGGGAAATACAAGACCAAGATCGGGACCGTAGTCAGCGATAAAATGGACAAAACCGTAGTCGTCGACGTGGTTCAGATAAAGAAAGACCCCACGTACAAGAAGGCGGTCAAGAGGAATACTAAGTTCAAGGCCCACGACGAAAAAGAAGAGTGCAAGGTCGGCGACAGGGTGCTGATACTCGAAACAAGACCCTACAGCAAGACGAAGAGGTGGAGGGTCAGCAAGATTCTCGAGCGCGGCATTCAACTGGAGGTCGAGGCTGATGCAGAAAATCTGGGAGGGAATTCCGAGTGA
- the rplR gene encoding 50S ribosomal protein L18, which translates to MKIASRKAKRDLRHVRVRRKMSGTADRPRLVVFKSANHLYAQVIDDLRAHTLVSASSLTPKVRELLSKEKLNKTDAAKIVGKHIGELSVSMGIKQVCFDRGGYPYHGRIKAFADAAREAGLEF; encoded by the coding sequence ATGAAAATAGCGAGCAGAAAAGCTAAAAGGGACTTGAGGCACGTAAGGGTAAGGAGAAAGATGTCAGGAACCGCGGACAGGCCGAGGCTCGTCGTATTTAAATCCGCAAATCATCTCTATGCGCAGGTCATAGACGATCTCAGGGCGCACACGCTCGTCTCCGCTTCTTCGCTCACCCCTAAGGTCAGGGAGCTGCTGAGCAAGGAAAAACTGAACAAGACGGATGCGGCAAAGATCGTCGGTAAGCATATCGGAGAGCTTTCGGTCTCTATGGGGATAAAACAGGTCTGTTTCGACCGCGGCGGCTACCCGTATCACGGAAGGATCAAGGCCTTTGCGGACGCTGCGAGGGAAGCAGGACTCGAGTTTTAA
- the rpsC gene encoding 30S ribosomal protein S3 — protein MGQKVCPIGLRLGITKTWDSKWFAEKKKYTDLLHEDLKIRDLIKKEFYQAAISKIELERAASERVRIVINSARPGMIIGRKGQEIESLRQRLSKMTGKDIYLDIREVKRPEVDSQLVAENIALQIERRVAYRRAMKRGIASALRLGALGIKVMVSGRLGGAEIARQEWYREGRVPLATLRADIDYGFAQAKTTYGIIGIKVWIFKGEVLERKHKQAV, from the coding sequence TTGGGTCAGAAAGTATGCCCGATAGGGCTTAGACTGGGAATCACGAAGACTTGGGACTCCAAATGGTTTGCGGAGAAAAAGAAGTACACCGACCTCCTGCATGAAGACCTCAAGATAAGGGACCTTATCAAAAAGGAGTTCTACCAGGCTGCGATCTCCAAGATCGAGCTCGAGCGCGCGGCGTCCGAGAGGGTGAGGATAGTCATTAACTCCGCCCGCCCCGGAATGATTATAGGCAGGAAGGGGCAGGAGATAGAGTCCCTCCGCCAGAGGCTTTCCAAGATGACCGGGAAGGACATCTATCTCGACATCCGCGAGGTCAAGAGGCCCGAGGTCGATTCGCAGCTCGTGGCCGAGAACATAGCCCTTCAGATAGAAAGGCGTGTCGCTTACAGGCGCGCCATGAAAAGGGGCATAGCGTCCGCTCTCAGGCTGGGGGCGCTCGGCATCAAGGTGATGGTCTCGGGCAGGCTCGGAGGCGCAGAGATAGCGAGGCAGGAATGGTACAGGGAAGGGAGAGTGCCTCTCGCAACGCTGAGGGCCGATATAGATTACGGTTTCGCTCAGGCGAAGACCACTTACGGGATAATCGGAATAAAGGTCTGGATTTTTAAAGGCGAAGTGCTCGAAAGGAAACACAAACAAGCTGTTTGA
- the rplN gene encoding 50S ribosomal protein L14, whose amino-acid sequence MISSTTFLESADNTGAKRLYCIKVLGGTRRKYARLGDIVVVSIKEAIPNSKVEKGAVHRAVIVRTRKEQRRTDGSYVRFDNNAAVLITKDNEPLGTRVFGPIARELRTKGFMKIISLAPEVV is encoded by the coding sequence GTGATTAGCTCGACGACGTTTTTGGAGTCAGCCGACAATACGGGGGCTAAAAGGCTTTACTGTATAAAGGTTCTCGGCGGCACGCGCAGGAAGTACGCGAGGCTGGGCGACATTGTGGTCGTATCCATAAAAGAGGCCATCCCCAATTCGAAGGTCGAAAAGGGGGCGGTGCACAGGGCGGTTATAGTCAGGACCAGGAAGGAGCAGAGAAGGACGGACGGCTCTTACGTCAGGTTCGACAACAATGCGGCCGTGCTCATTACTAAGGACAACGAGCCTCTGGGGACGCGTGTTTTCGGCCCTATAGCGAGGGAGCTGCGTACGAAAGGATTCATGAAAATTATTTCTCTTGCGCCGGAGGTAGTTTAA
- the rplB gene encoding 50S ribosomal protein L2, whose product MGIKKFRPTSAGTRFRSGSDYSDVTADKPHKPLTSPLKKRGGRNSQGRITSFQKGGGNKRLYRDIDFKRDKYDIPGKVVSIEYDPNRSSRIALLFYADGEKRYILAPEGLNVGDTVYSGENVEVALGNALPLKSIPVGTVVHNVEMKPKGGGKLARAAGASTQIVAKEGGYAQLKLTSGEIRLISVECMATVGKIGNAEHELISIGKAGRQRHRGRRPHVRGVAMNPVDHPHGGGEGKASKGNPHPVSPWGWITIGYKTRKNKRTDNFIVKRRRIGYGMD is encoded by the coding sequence ATGGGTATTAAAAAATTCCGCCCCACGAGCGCGGGTACGAGGTTCAGGTCAGGGTCGGATTATTCTGACGTAACGGCGGACAAGCCTCACAAACCCCTTACCTCGCCTTTAAAGAAAAGGGGCGGCAGGAATTCCCAGGGAAGGATAACGAGCTTCCAGAAGGGAGGGGGCAACAAGCGTCTTTACAGGGACATCGACTTCAAGCGCGATAAATACGATATACCCGGAAAGGTCGTGTCTATAGAGTACGACCCCAACCGCTCGTCGAGAATAGCCCTCCTTTTTTATGCGGACGGGGAGAAGAGGTACATACTCGCGCCCGAAGGTCTTAATGTAGGCGATACCGTGTACTCCGGCGAAAACGTCGAAGTAGCTCTTGGCAATGCCCTCCCCCTGAAAAGCATCCCGGTGGGCACGGTGGTGCACAACGTAGAGATGAAGCCCAAGGGAGGGGGCAAGCTCGCGAGAGCAGCCGGAGCCTCTACACAGATAGTGGCTAAGGAAGGCGGCTACGCCCAGCTCAAATTGACCTCGGGCGAGATACGCTTGATAAGCGTTGAATGCATGGCGACCGTAGGCAAGATCGGCAACGCCGAGCACGAGCTTATATCTATAGGAAAGGCGGGAAGGCAGAGACACAGGGGCAGGCGCCCGCACGTGAGGGGCGTTGCGATGAACCCGGTCGATCATCCGCACGGCGGCGGAGAAGGTAAAGCCAGCAAGGGGAACCCTCATCCGGTATCGCCGTGGGGCTGGATAACGATCGGATACAAAACAAGGAAGAACAAGAGAACCGATAATTTCATAGTAAAACGCAGAAGAATCGGTTACGGGATGGATTAA
- the rpmC gene encoding 50S ribosomal protein L29, producing the protein MKASEIRELTENELNKKRTELAEEIFNLRIQVSTQQTTNFARISKLKKDLARVLTVIREKETSTGRS; encoded by the coding sequence ATGAAGGCAAGCGAAATAAGGGAATTGACGGAAAATGAGCTGAACAAGAAGAGAACGGAGCTCGCGGAGGAGATCTTCAATCTGAGGATACAGGTCAGCACTCAGCAGACGACTAATTTTGCGAGGATCAGCAAGCTGAAAAAGGACCTCGCCCGCGTCCTGACGGTGATTAGAGAAAAGGAAACTTCAACAGGGAGAAGCTAG
- the rplE gene encoding 50S ribosomal protein L5, with amino-acid sequence MTPRLKDVYKSKVVPSLKTRFSYKNRMEIPRVEKIVINMGIGRLSDGGKDKKIIEEAVEELSLISGQRPVVRAARKSIAGFKLREGVPVGCSVTLRGNKMYEFLDRLINLTLPRVRDFRGVSAKAFDGSGNYTLGLKEQIIFPEIDYSKVQHVKGMNITIVTTARTDEEAKGLLREFGMPFVAN; translated from the coding sequence ATGACCCCCAGGCTGAAGGATGTTTACAAGAGTAAAGTCGTCCCGTCGCTGAAAACCCGGTTCTCGTATAAGAACCGGATGGAAATACCCAGGGTCGAGAAAATCGTCATCAACATGGGCATCGGCAGGCTAAGCGACGGAGGGAAAGACAAAAAGATCATAGAAGAAGCGGTCGAGGAGCTCTCGCTCATTTCGGGACAGAGGCCTGTTGTCAGGGCGGCGAGGAAATCCATCGCCGGGTTCAAATTGAGAGAAGGAGTGCCTGTGGGCTGCTCGGTCACTCTCAGGGGGAATAAAATGTACGAGTTCCTGGACAGGCTCATCAATCTCACGCTCCCCCGTGTAAGGGACTTCCGCGGTGTGTCGGCGAAGGCGTTCGACGGCAGCGGGAACTACACGCTCGGTCTCAAAGAGCAGATTATTTTCCCCGAGATAGATTACAGCAAGGTCCAGCATGTAAAAGGCATGAATATCACGATAGTCACGACAGCGCGCACGGACGAAGAGGCGAAAGGGCTCCTCCGGGAGTTCGGCATGCCCTTCGTTGCAAATTAA
- the rplP gene encoding 50S ribosomal protein L16 — MLQPARTKYRKLHKGRIRGKATKGASMAYGEYGLQSVEGGKLTSRQIEAARIAITRHVKRGAKLWIRVFPHKAITKKPAETRMGKGKGDVDSYVAPVRRGTMIYEISGLPLDLAKEAFRLASHKLPVKTRLVSRHEGDILG, encoded by the coding sequence ATGTTACAGCCAGCGCGAACTAAATACAGAAAGCTCCACAAGGGCAGAATTAGGGGCAAGGCCACGAAAGGTGCGTCCATGGCATACGGCGAGTACGGGCTCCAGTCCGTCGAAGGCGGGAAGCTCACCTCGAGACAGATAGAGGCAGCGCGTATCGCGATAACCCGCCACGTTAAAAGGGGGGCGAAGCTCTGGATAAGAGTTTTCCCTCACAAGGCGATAACCAAGAAACCCGCCGAAACGAGGATGGGTAAAGGTAAGGGAGACGTCGACAGCTACGTAGCGCCCGTAAGAAGGGGTACGATGATATACGAGATTAGCGGACTCCCTCTCGACCTCGCCAAGGAGGCGTTCAGGCTCGCGTCCCATAAGCTGCCCGTTAAAACGCGCCTCGTATCACGTCACGAGGGGGATATACTCGGATGA
- the rplF gene encoding 50S ribosomal protein L6 has product MSRIGRKPIKVPGGVKVSLGKNTVQVEGAKGKLSWDIPEGINAKLEDEKILIARGNDEKKVKALHGLSRAVISNMVTGVSEGFTRTLEIVGVGYRAEALGKNLLKFSLGYSNPVEFPLPDGVSAAVEERGTRLIIQGIDKQAVGQTAARIRELRPPDSYKGKGIRYSTEKMKLKPGKAGAKG; this is encoded by the coding sequence ATGTCACGAATTGGAAGAAAACCGATAAAAGTTCCGGGCGGCGTAAAGGTGAGCCTCGGGAAGAACACCGTGCAGGTCGAAGGTGCGAAGGGAAAGCTTTCCTGGGATATCCCGGAAGGGATTAACGCAAAGCTTGAGGACGAGAAAATACTCATAGCCCGCGGCAACGACGAGAAAAAAGTGAAAGCCCTTCACGGTCTCTCCCGCGCCGTCATATCCAACATGGTAACGGGCGTGAGCGAAGGCTTCACGCGGACCCTCGAGATAGTCGGGGTCGGCTACAGGGCTGAGGCCCTCGGCAAGAACCTGTTAAAGTTCAGTCTCGGGTATTCGAACCCGGTCGAATTCCCGCTCCCCGACGGCGTATCCGCTGCGGTCGAGGAAAGGGGCACCAGGTTGATAATTCAGGGGATCGACAAGCAGGCGGTCGGGCAGACAGCGGCCAGGATAAGGGAGCTGCGGCCGCCCGATTCGTATAAGGGCAAGGGTATAAGGTACTCAACCGAGAAAATGAAATTGAAACCCGGAAAGGCTGGTGCAAAGGGATAA